A window of Gadus chalcogrammus isolate NIFS_2021 chromosome 16, NIFS_Gcha_1.0, whole genome shotgun sequence contains these coding sequences:
- the b3gnt2l gene encoding N-acetyllactosaminide beta-1,3-N-acetylglucosaminyltransferase 2: MRRLRSLMAMVLLGAVFLVLVLSNWQIDTAEARLADQEPLSPGSSRPDPPGKLVWRPKTPAPSQAQTPAPAKLAAASKHPVLNVTVSDDFRKFFPHNTAYWSRLLHVFLRQHDRSHAVTPPADWNECEEASLEVLKTNVHDFDAYPDLHKNFLRTCHCRNPPLLREPKNCTSEGSGPFLLLAIKSAPSNFQRRQAVRETWGTEGVYLGGLSVRTIFLLGSSSNVDPDLSPLLEYEARRHQDVLQWDFHESLFNLTLKFDAFFKWTWRNCRDASFVFSGDDDVFVNTPAILEYLRALAPEPASRLYVGQVISPASPIRDAKSKYYIPPSYYEGGYPPYAGGGGFLFSGALLGRLAQLSSLIPLFPIDDVYVGMCIHALGVAPEKHPGFQTFDVAESNRENMCVHKELMVIHRRTPREVKRLWKGIHSPSLTC; encoded by the coding sequence ATGAGGCGCCTCCGATCCCTGATGGCCATGGTTCTGCTCGGCGCTGTGTTCCTCGTCCTAGTCCTCTCCAACTGGCAGATAGACACGGCTGAAGCGCGCCTTGCGGATCAGGAGCCACTGTCTCCCGGCTCCTCTCGTCCGGACCCCCCCGGGAAGCTGGTCTGGAGGCCTAAGACTCCGGCTCCGTCTCAGGCTCAGACTCCGGCTCCGGCTAAGCTGGCGGCGGCGTCCAAGCACCCGGTCCTCAACGTCACGGTGTCAGACGACTTTCGGAAGTTCTTCCCCCACAACACGGCCTACTGGAGCCGACTGCTGCACGTCTTCCTGAGGCAGCACGATCGATCCCACGCCGTCACGCCCCCCGCGGATTGGAACGAGTGCGAGGAGGCGAGCCTCGAGGTGCTGAAGACCAACGTGCACGACTTTGACGCCTACCCGGACTTGCACAAGAACTTCCTGCGCACGTGTCACTGCCGCAACCCCCCCCTGTTGAGGGAGCCCAAAAACTGCACCTCGGAAGGGAGCGGCCCCTTCCTCCTGCTGGCCATCAAGTCGGCCCCATCCAACTTCCAGCGGAGACAAGCGGTACGGGAGACTTGGGGGACGGAAGGCGTGTACCTGGGCGGGCTGAGTGTCCGCACCATCTTCCTGCTCGGCAGCTCGTCGAACGTGGACCCCGACCTCTCCCCGCTGCTGGAGTACGAGGCCCGGCGGCACCAGGACGTGCTCCAGTGGGACTTCCACGAGTCCCTGTTCAACCTCACCCTCAAGTTCGACGCCTTCTTCAAGTGGACGTGGCGCAACTGCCGCGACGCGTCCTTCGTCTTCAGCGGCGACGACGACGTGTTTGTCAACACGCCCGCCATCCTGGAGTACCTGCGGGCGCTGGCGCCGGAGCCGGCGTCGCGGCTCTACGTGGGCCAGGTGATCAGCCCGGCCAGCCCCATCCGGGACGCCAAGAGCAAGTACTACATCCCGCCGTCGTACTACGAGGGCGGGTACCCGCCGtacgccggcggcggcggcttcctCTTCTCGGGGGCCCTGCTGGGGCGCCTGGCGCAGCTGTCCAGCCTCATCCCCCTGTTCCCCATCGACGACGTCTACGTGGGCATGTGCATCCACGCGCTCGGCGTGGCGCCCGAGAAACACCCGGGCTTCCAGACGTTCGACGTGGCGGAGAGCAACCGGGAGAACATGTGCGTTCACAAGGAGCTGATGGTGATCCACCGGCGCACGCCGCGCGAGGTGAAGCGCCTCTGGAAGGGCATCCACAGCCCCTCGCTCACCTGCTGA
- the napab gene encoding N-ethylmaleimide-sensitive factor attachment protein, alpha b → MDNSGKEKEAMALMAEAEKKMKSSSSFLGALFGSSSKQEEACELYVRAANMFKMAKNWCAAGNAFSQAAQLHLQMQSKHDAATNFIDAGNAFKKADPHEAINCLSRAIEIYTDMGRFNIAAKHHIAIAEIFETELVDVDKAVAHYEQAADYYKGEESTSSANKCLLKVATYAAQLEQYPKAIEIYEQVGTHAMDSTLLKYSAKDHFFKAALCHFCVDMLNAKLAVQKYEDMFPAFSDSRECKLVKKLLDACEEQNVEAYTDSVKDYDTISRLDQWLTTMLLRIKKTIQDEESNLC, encoded by the exons ATGGACAACTCTGGGAAGGAAAAGGAAGCCATGGCTCTGATGGCGGAGGCCgagaagaagatgaagtcgTCATCGTCGTTTTTGGGGGCACTTTTCGG GAGCTCATCCAAACAGGAGGAGGCGTGTGAGCTGTATGTGAGAGCAGCTAACATGTTCAAGATGGCCAAGAACTGGTGCG CTGCAGGAAACGCCTTCTCTCAAGCGGCGCAGCTCCATCTTCAGATGCAGAGCAAACACGATGCCGCCACCAACTTCATAGACGCCGGAAACGCGTTCAAAAAAGCAGACCCACACG AGGCAATCAACTGCCTAAGTCGAGCCATTGAGATATACACAGACATG GGGAGATTCAATATTGCTGCAAAACACCACATTGCAATCGCAGAGATCTTTGAGACTGAGCTGGTGGATGTCGATAAG GCCGTAGCTCACTATGAACAGGCTGCCGATTATTACAAAGGAGAAGAATCCACCAG CTCGGCTAACAAGTGCCTTCTCAAAGTGGCAACCTATGCAGCTCAACTAGAGCAGTACCCCAAAGCCATTGAGATTTATGAACAG GTTGGGACCCATGCAATGGACAGCACCCTCCTCAAGTACAGCGCCAAGGACCACTTCTTCAAAGCTGCCCTCTGCCACTTCTGTGTGGACATGCTCAACGCAAAG CTTGCAGTACAGAAGTACGAGGACATGTTTCCTGCTTTTTCTGACTCTCGGGAGTGCAAGCTGGTGAAG AAACTTCTAGATGCTTGTGAAGAGCAGAATGTGGAAGCGTATACTGATTCG GTCAAGGACTACGACACCATCTCCAGGCTGGACCAGTGGCTCACCACGATGCTGCTTCGGATCAAGAAGACCATTCAGGACGAGGAGAGTAACCTGTGctga